In Candidatus Kerfeldbacteria bacterium, a single genomic region encodes these proteins:
- a CDS encoding glycosyltransferase family 4 protein: MRILVNAFVYLGEDAGSTHTIEVWRHHLHTLTDSVRLLFPQPDRNAYEQFKKTLDYTHVVFVPGTRRITAFSVLRKFKFIFSSIIYDLFCVWHAVIFKPDIIYIRSRYLSFAPIFYIILRKKFIIEVNGLAQHGATRFSKNRFVTATLRLHIFIERYFFKKACALICVTAKLTEVIKREYNILDNYYVVPNGVNTDHFKPITSSQFKVSSEKIKFGFVGHCAPWQGMGEMIRALAQSWSSNMSLAVVGDGPARAQWEEIASQYLPKGSYNFVGMVSYDDVPRYVASFDVCLAPFTLMRNESIGLSPLKLFEYLASGKPVLTTCISGVGELVKKYDTGVVAGDDSVNALKNALLQMINRRNEWNAMGQRGRHLVERQYSWKKAAEKTIQILYKYQ; this comes from the coding sequence ATGAGAATTTTAGTTAATGCATTTGTGTATCTCGGTGAAGATGCCGGTTCAACCCATACGATTGAAGTATGGCGGCATCACTTACATACATTAACCGATTCAGTACGGTTATTATTTCCTCAGCCTGACAGAAATGCTTATGAACAATTTAAAAAGACGCTCGATTATACCCATGTAGTATTTGTCCCCGGCACACGTCGCATTACGGCATTCTCCGTGTTACGTAAATTTAAGTTCATTTTTTCGTCAATCATTTATGACTTATTTTGCGTTTGGCACGCCGTCATTTTTAAGCCTGATATTATTTATATTCGATCGCGCTATCTGAGTTTTGCCCCCATTTTTTATATCATCCTTCGAAAAAAGTTTATTATCGAAGTCAATGGACTTGCTCAGCATGGTGCGACTCGTTTTAGTAAAAATCGTTTTGTTACAGCTACCCTTCGACTACATATTTTTATTGAACGGTATTTTTTTAAGAAAGCTTGTGCTCTTATATGTGTTACCGCCAAATTAACTGAAGTGATTAAGCGTGAATACAACATACTCGACAATTATTATGTTGTCCCAAATGGAGTGAATACAGACCACTTTAAGCCAATTACTTCAAGCCAGTTTAAGGTATCGAGCGAAAAAATAAAGTTTGGTTTTGTAGGACATTGTGCTCCTTGGCAGGGAATGGGGGAGATGATACGTGCATTGGCACAATCTTGGAGTAGTAATATGTCTTTAGCCGTTGTGGGAGACGGCCCTGCACGAGCACAATGGGAGGAAATTGCATCTCAGTATTTACCAAAGGGCTCTTACAATTTTGTCGGTATGGTCTCGTATGATGATGTCCCGCGGTATGTAGCTTCTTTTGACGTTTGTTTGGCGCCGTTTACTTTGATGCGTAATGAGTCAATTGGGCTATCACCATTGAAGCTGTTTGAGTATCTAGCGTCTGGAAAGCCCGTATTAACAACTTGTATTTCCGGCGTAGGTGAACTAGTAAAAAAATACGATACTGGGGTTGTTGCAGGGGATGATTCGGTTAATGCTTTGAAAAATGCATTACTTCAAATGATTAACCGACGCAATGAATGGAATGCGATGGGTCAACGTGGTAGACACCTTGTTGAAAGACAGTATAGCTGGAAAAAGGCGGCTGAAAAAACTATTCAAATTTTGTATAAGTATCAATAA
- a CDS encoding glycosyltransferase family 4 protein, translating into MPSVMTSKCICIFVTNDVTHDSRVLRTASYFASKGHTVEIIGLTSKREALTDESIDRNTHIHRVPRYDQPTTESKNIFKIAKYYLPLLYTGTENTRRMLQYARTLQPKIVYANDLDTLLLAYRFARASRVPLILDAHEILTETISQSKLPSYISWAFKKYYTYIEKRYLPKTQLLVTVCNSIADYYHNKYPGLAIQVIKNVPSKSLVPKKTENLHALFKIPNNTKIVLYQGKFLPGRGILQLIDAIRLLPQQYVLCLIGEGSMENEMKKRIDLLQITSRVFFTGQLPIEKLLSYTAGASLGTVLIEDINLSKRFALPNKLFEYMAAGIPILGSSLPEIKRVILDNACGQVIDKLDPQTIGNAIENILNSTNLFRLGKNGQIAFQTTYNWDLESVKLQSVIDTYTKFE; encoded by the coding sequence ATGCCATCGGTCATGACATCAAAGTGTATATGCATCTTCGTGACAAACGACGTCACCCATGATTCCCGTGTACTTCGAACGGCAAGTTATTTCGCGTCCAAGGGACATACGGTAGAAATCATTGGCCTTACTTCAAAGCGAGAGGCTTTGACCGACGAATCGATTGATAGAAATACCCATATTCATAGAGTCCCACGATATGACCAGCCAACGACTGAATCTAAAAACATTTTCAAAATTGCTAAATACTATTTGCCATTACTGTATACTGGAACAGAAAATACGCGTCGGATGCTCCAATATGCACGAACTCTTCAACCGAAGATCGTATACGCTAATGATCTCGACACTCTCCTTCTAGCTTATCGTTTTGCTCGTGCTTCGCGTGTACCGCTCATTCTTGATGCTCATGAAATACTTACGGAAACGATTTCTCAATCTAAACTTCCTTCTTATATCTCATGGGCTTTTAAAAAATATTATACTTATATTGAAAAAAGATATTTGCCCAAAACACAATTACTTGTTACCGTTTGCAACTCTATCGCTGATTATTACCATAATAAATACCCAGGTCTTGCCATACAGGTAATTAAAAATGTTCCTTCAAAATCATTAGTCCCCAAAAAAACAGAAAATTTACACGCCTTGTTTAAAATTCCTAATAATACAAAAATTGTATTATATCAAGGAAAATTTCTTCCTGGACGAGGAATTTTACAACTTATTGATGCAATAAGATTACTTCCTCAACAATACGTTCTTTGCTTAATTGGAGAAGGTTCGATGGAAAATGAGATGAAGAAACGAATTGATTTACTACAAATTACTTCGCGCGTTTTTTTTACAGGCCAATTGCCGATCGAAAAATTATTATCATACACTGCCGGTGCGTCTCTCGGTACAGTATTAATTGAAGATATTAATCTTAGTAAGCGCTTTGCACTCCCAAACAAGCTATTTGAGTACATGGCAGCGGGAATACCTATACTTGGTTCTTCACTACCAGAAATAAAGCGCGTCATTTTAGATAATGCCTGCGGTCAGGTCATTGATAAACTTGACCCACAAACAATCGGAAATGCAATTGAAAATATATTGAACTCAACTAATCTATTTCGTTTAGGTAAAAATGGCCAAATCGCATTTCAAACCACCTATAATTGGGACTTAGAGTCAGTCAAATTGCAATCAGTTATTGATACTTATACAAAATTTGAATAG